In Stenotrophomonas sp. ESTM1D_MKCIP4_1, a single genomic region encodes these proteins:
- a CDS encoding TonB-dependent receptor, whose protein sequence is MSHAVLKSRRSLATLTAAIGLALATTAYADASGDASSAKQMDTVVVTATGAQQWIKDAPASISVITREEIERKPVSSIGQLLSTVPGVTGGYALSGAQSKIRLRGLPEQYTLILIDGRRQGNSSGVNYRDDLGPQDLNWLSPDMIERIEVVRGPMSSLYGSDAMGGVINIITRKIADHWGGSVTYNYSKPDSDTRGSTTQMGALFSGPLTDTLGVRIGANVTDRESDTGARQTPGNKAENANVLFNWRINDNHTLGLEASRGEQRNTGAGAVSSWGLSKLEQTGYVVMHDGRYGDATTSKSTLVQNDYKDKGSILGTHAKETVFDTAFTHGFDWGFEQSLNVGAQWKREELQNADTIGTVPVTWTGSGRISPVSEADSWALFAEDHITLHERFVLTVGVRWDNTDNYDDNVSPRIYGVWHPGDDWTIRGGVSQGFKAPNLKQGTAGAATQSGGNGCTSLVAEGWTNRSVSADGTTGCYMAGNPNLEPETSTNYELGVGFDRNGWSASATYFLTDFDDKIQQVPLRDLPGQTTSFVNGFWWTVAQNVQKARTRGVEASVTVPLHDRLSWTTNATRMLESKNRTTGASLLVVPKITANTSLDWEVTDAWSLNLSAQHIGEQLVSATSATFAKAYTTVDLVTGLDVSENLTLRAGVLNLGDVSTIEEGNNYDGGARTYFVGLTARF, encoded by the coding sequence ATGTCGCACGCCGTTCTGAAATCCCGTCGTTCCCTTGCCACCCTGACCGCAGCCATCGGTCTTGCGCTGGCCACCACCGCATATGCGGATGCCTCGGGCGATGCGTCCTCGGCCAAGCAGATGGATACAGTGGTGGTCACCGCCACCGGTGCCCAGCAGTGGATCAAGGACGCGCCGGCCAGCATCAGCGTCATCACCCGCGAGGAGATCGAGCGCAAGCCGGTCAGCAGCATCGGCCAGCTGCTCAGCACCGTGCCGGGCGTAACCGGTGGCTATGCGCTGTCCGGTGCGCAGTCGAAGATCCGCCTGCGCGGCCTGCCCGAGCAGTACACCCTGATCCTCATCGACGGCCGCCGCCAGGGCAATTCCTCCGGCGTGAACTACCGCGACGATCTGGGCCCGCAGGATCTCAACTGGCTGTCGCCGGACATGATCGAGCGCATCGAAGTGGTGCGTGGCCCGATGTCCTCGCTGTACGGTTCGGATGCGATGGGCGGGGTGATCAACATCATCACCCGCAAGATCGCCGACCACTGGGGCGGCTCGGTGACGTACAACTACAGCAAGCCCGATTCGGATACGCGCGGCAGCACCACGCAGATGGGCGCATTGTTCAGCGGCCCGCTCACCGACACTCTGGGCGTGCGCATCGGCGCCAACGTCACCGACCGCGAATCGGACACCGGTGCGCGGCAGACGCCGGGCAACAAGGCGGAGAACGCCAACGTCCTGTTCAACTGGCGCATCAACGACAACCACACCCTCGGCCTTGAGGCATCGCGTGGCGAACAGCGCAATACCGGCGCAGGTGCGGTCAGCTCGTGGGGCCTGTCCAAGCTGGAACAGACCGGTTACGTGGTGATGCACGACGGCCGCTACGGCGACGCGACCACCTCCAAAAGCACCCTGGTGCAGAACGATTACAAGGACAAGGGCAGCATCCTGGGTACGCACGCGAAGGAAACCGTGTTCGATACCGCCTTCACCCATGGCTTCGACTGGGGCTTCGAGCAGAGCTTGAACGTGGGCGCCCAGTGGAAGCGCGAGGAACTGCAGAACGCTGACACCATCGGTACCGTGCCGGTGACCTGGACCGGCAGCGGCCGCATCAGCCCGGTCAGCGAAGCCGATTCGTGGGCGCTGTTCGCCGAGGACCACATCACCCTGCATGAGCGCTTCGTGCTGACCGTGGGCGTGCGCTGGGACAACACCGACAACTACGATGACAACGTCAGCCCGCGCATCTACGGTGTCTGGCACCCGGGCGATGACTGGACCATCCGCGGTGGCGTGTCGCAGGGCTTCAAGGCACCCAACCTGAAGCAGGGTACGGCCGGCGCAGCCACGCAGTCCGGCGGCAACGGCTGCACGTCGCTGGTGGCCGAAGGCTGGACCAACCGATCGGTGAGCGCCGATGGCACCACCGGCTGCTACATGGCCGGCAACCCGAACCTGGAACCGGAAACCAGCACCAACTACGAGCTGGGCGTGGGCTTCGACCGTAACGGCTGGTCGGCGTCGGCTACCTACTTCCTCACCGATTTCGACGACAAGATCCAGCAGGTGCCGCTGCGTGACCTGCCCGGCCAGACCACCAGCTTCGTCAATGGCTTCTGGTGGACGGTGGCGCAGAACGTGCAGAAGGCGCGCACCCGCGGCGTCGAGGCCAGCGTGACCGTGCCGCTGCACGACCGCCTGAGCTGGACCACCAACGCCACCCGCATGCTGGAATCGAAGAACCGCACCACCGGTGCCAGCCTGCTGGTGGTACCGAAGATCACCGCCAACACCTCGCTGGACTGGGAGGTGACCGATGCGTGGTCGCTGAACCTCAGCGCGCAGCACATTGGCGAACAGCTGGTGTCTGCCACCAGTGCCACCTTTGCCAAGGCCTACACCACGGTGGATCTGGTGACCGGCCTGGACGTCAGTGAAAACCTGACCCTGCGCGCGGGTGTGCTCAATCTGGGTGATGTGTCCACGATTGAAGAAGGCAACAACTATGACGGTGGTGCGCGCACGTACTTCGTCGGGCTGACCGCGCGGTTCTGA
- a CDS encoding biopolymer transporter ExbD gives MAIRLQPGDSDLPEQHEINVTPFIDVMLVLLIVFMVAAPLATVSVAVDLPSSRATPAPAPEQPLVVVLQADGGWQVQGQPVAADALRSVLQRAAGPRTEGDAPRVFLQADRRTDYATLVAAMDSLREAGFGKVALVAAEQGTP, from the coding sequence ATGGCGATCCGCCTGCAGCCGGGCGACAGCGATCTGCCCGAGCAGCACGAGATCAATGTCACCCCCTTCATCGACGTGATGCTGGTGCTGTTGATCGTCTTCATGGTGGCCGCGCCGTTGGCTACGGTGAGCGTGGCGGTGGATCTGCCAAGCTCGCGTGCCACCCCTGCGCCCGCGCCGGAGCAACCCCTGGTGGTGGTGCTGCAGGCCGACGGCGGCTGGCAGGTGCAGGGCCAGCCGGTGGCTGCCGATGCGCTGCGCAGCGTGCTGCAGCGGGCGGCCGGCCCACGTACGGAGGGCGATGCCCCGCGCGTGTTCCTGCAGGCTGACCGACGCACCGACTACGCCACCCTGGTAGCGGCCATGGACAGCCTGCGCGAGGCGGGCTTCGGCAAGGTGGCGCTGGTGGCGGCGGAGCAGGGCACACCGTGA
- a CDS encoding FecR domain-containing protein, which translates to MPVTPVASVVPDPLLQDAAQWWLRLREEHADDTLFDQIEAWRAQSPAHAEAWRQVQRGWARTAAPAPEPAAASPGAALPAAAPGRARPRRPRLRRWLAAAAVAGVMATQIPSLWLAWESDVRTGTGVRSVLLADGSRVTLDAASAIALEAEPGQRGVRLLAGRAFFEVAHDAAHLFVVRSGAVSVTVTGTRFEVSRLQGTSVSLLQGGVDVRHPCQPQDCVVHLQPGQQLQLDEDATTATQGEVAHGTGQWQHGRWLVQQAPLSEIAAQLQRYGRARIVIADPVLAAAPVTGAFDLHDPDAALALAVQAQGGRVRHITPWLRVVTRR; encoded by the coding sequence GTGCCCGTAACGCCCGTCGCCAGCGTCGTCCCCGACCCCCTGCTGCAGGATGCCGCGCAGTGGTGGCTGCGGCTGCGCGAGGAACATGCCGACGACACGCTGTTCGATCAGATCGAGGCTTGGCGCGCGCAGAGTCCGGCCCATGCCGAAGCCTGGCGGCAGGTCCAGCGTGGATGGGCGCGCACCGCTGCGCCGGCACCGGAACCGGCGGCGGCCAGCCCCGGCGCAGCCCTTCCTGCAGCGGCCCCCGGCAGGGCGCGCCCCCGGCGTCCGCGCCTGCGCCGCTGGCTGGCGGCGGCCGCCGTGGCTGGAGTAATGGCGACGCAGATTCCTTCACTGTGGCTGGCCTGGGAATCGGACGTGCGCACCGGCACCGGGGTACGCAGCGTGCTGCTGGCTGATGGCTCGCGTGTCACGCTGGATGCAGCCTCGGCCATCGCGCTGGAAGCGGAGCCGGGCCAGCGCGGCGTGCGCCTGCTGGCGGGCCGCGCGTTCTTCGAGGTGGCCCATGACGCCGCCCATCTCTTCGTGGTGCGCAGTGGCGCGGTGTCGGTCACCGTCACCGGCACGCGCTTCGAGGTTTCGCGCCTGCAAGGCACCTCGGTCAGCCTGCTGCAGGGCGGGGTGGACGTGCGCCACCCGTGCCAGCCGCAGGACTGTGTCGTGCACCTGCAGCCCGGCCAGCAGCTGCAGCTGGATGAGGACGCCACGACCGCCACGCAGGGGGAAGTGGCCCACGGCACCGGTCAATGGCAGCACGGGCGCTGGCTGGTGCAGCAGGCACCGTTGTCCGAAATCGCCGCGCAGCTGCAGCGCTACGGTCGTGCCCGCATCGTCATTGCCGACCCGGTGCTGGCCGCCGCACCGGTTACCGGTGCCTTCGACCTGCACGACCCGGATGCCGCGCTGGCCCTGGCGGTGCAGGCGCAGGGCGGCCGCGTGCGCCACATCACGCCCTGGCTGCGGGTGGTCACCCGGCGCTGA
- a CDS encoding sigma-70 family RNA polymerase sigma factor, giving the protein MPPVPAEPAPALSVFLAHRPTLLAFVRGLLDDASHAEDVLQDAWLRFERAWAETEARGEQIQQPAGYLHRIARNLAYDHLRRLASDAWLPDGEAHLDALASPAPGPERLAADGDELAAAAAALAELPERTRRAFELHRFQQRTYAQIGTELGLSQARAHDLVRQAVAHCAARLGRTPTGGR; this is encoded by the coding sequence ATGCCCCCTGTCCCCGCCGAACCGGCGCCCGCACTGTCGGTGTTCCTGGCCCATCGTCCGACGCTGCTGGCGTTCGTGCGCGGGCTGCTGGATGACGCCAGCCACGCCGAGGACGTGCTGCAGGACGCGTGGCTGCGCTTCGAGCGCGCCTGGGCCGAGACCGAAGCGCGCGGCGAGCAGATCCAGCAACCGGCGGGGTATCTGCACCGCATCGCCCGCAACCTCGCCTACGACCATCTGCGCAGGCTGGCCAGCGACGCCTGGCTGCCGGACGGCGAAGCACACCTGGATGCCCTGGCCAGCCCGGCCCCTGGCCCGGAACGGCTGGCCGCCGATGGCGATGAACTGGCCGCCGCTGCCGCTGCCCTGGCCGAACTGCCCGAACGCACCCGGCGCGCCTTTGAACTGCACCGCTTCCAGCAGCGCACGTATGCGCAGATCGGCACCGAACTGGGTCTGTCGCAGGCGCGCGCGCATGACCTGGTGCGCCAGGCCGTGGCCCACTGTGCTGCCCGCCTGGGTCGCACCCCAACGGGAGGGCGCTGA
- a CDS encoding isocitrate lyase/phosphoenolpyruvate mutase family protein: MTAVDTDTASRRAAFRQLHAQGCFVLPNPWDVGSARYLQRQGFQALATTSAGCAWSEGRPDGAVSLEATLEHLRLMAGATSLPLNADFGDGFGATPDEVGAAVTAALDTGIAALSIEDASGVHGAPLRPLDAAVQRLAAARAAIDRAGADVLLVGRAENFFVGVPDLEDTLQRLRAYAAAGADVLYAPGITTREQIIAVVAAVAPKPVNLLVGGPTRLTLQDIAALGVRRVSLGGALARAAWGGLMQATDPILREGRFDGLQQAAAGAALNDLFR, encoded by the coding sequence ATGACTGCTGTTGATACCGATACCGCCAGCCGACGCGCTGCCTTCCGCCAGCTGCACGCGCAGGGCTGTTTCGTGCTGCCCAACCCGTGGGATGTGGGCAGCGCACGCTATCTGCAGCGGCAGGGCTTCCAGGCCCTGGCGACGACCAGTGCCGGCTGTGCGTGGAGCGAAGGCCGGCCTGATGGCGCCGTTTCGCTGGAAGCCACGCTGGAACACCTGCGCCTGATGGCGGGCGCGACGTCGCTGCCGTTGAACGCGGACTTCGGTGATGGGTTCGGCGCAACGCCGGACGAGGTCGGCGCGGCAGTCACCGCTGCGCTGGACACCGGCATTGCCGCACTGTCCATTGAAGATGCCAGCGGCGTACACGGCGCGCCATTGCGGCCGCTGGACGCGGCGGTACAACGGCTGGCCGCGGCCCGTGCTGCCATCGACCGCGCCGGTGCCGATGTCCTGCTGGTGGGACGTGCGGAAAATTTCTTCGTGGGCGTGCCGGATCTTGAAGACACCCTGCAGCGGCTGCGCGCCTATGCCGCGGCCGGCGCCGATGTGCTGTACGCACCGGGCATCACCACACGCGAGCAGATCATCGCCGTGGTTGCGGCCGTGGCTCCCAAGCCGGTGAACCTGCTGGTCGGCGGGCCCACCCGGCTCACGCTGCAGGACATTGCCGCCCTGGGCGTGCGCCGGGTCAGCCTGGGCGGGGCGCTGGCGCGCGCGGCATGGGGTGGCCTGATGCAGGCCACTGACCCGATCCTGCGCGAGGGACGTTTCGATGGCCTGCAGCAGGCCGCCGCGGGCGCGGCATTGAACGACCTGTTCCGCTGA
- a CDS encoding energy transducer TonB: MRMPSSGWCWALGGSLLAHGCLLALLLPRVMAAAEQPPAAAAVAMDAELATLPQAPPAPASEPAPAAEDAAQAPPRPQRVAVKPPVQPLPPLPVGAQGEPMPAPAEAAAMAAASAPPSVQAAPAAMAAAPQDAATSLSESALPADWRSRLLGRLERFRQYPASARIRRQEGQPWLRLRIDRQGRVLEAALAQSSGVAALDAEVLALARRAQPLPPPPEDVAGATIDVVLPIAFSLQR, encoded by the coding sequence ATGCGCATGCCGTCGTCGGGCTGGTGCTGGGCACTGGGCGGCAGCCTGCTGGCGCACGGGTGCCTGCTGGCGCTGCTGCTTCCCCGCGTGATGGCGGCGGCGGAACAGCCGCCCGCGGCAGCGGCCGTGGCCATGGACGCCGAACTGGCAACCCTGCCGCAGGCCCCGCCCGCGCCGGCCAGCGAGCCTGCACCTGCGGCGGAGGACGCCGCGCAGGCGCCGCCACGACCGCAGCGGGTGGCCGTGAAGCCGCCGGTCCAGCCACTGCCACCGCTCCCTGTTGGCGCGCAGGGTGAACCGATGCCGGCACCTGCCGAGGCGGCCGCCATGGCGGCGGCATCCGCGCCGCCCAGCGTACAGGCCGCGCCCGCAGCGATGGCGGCAGCGCCGCAGGATGCGGCGACCTCGCTCAGTGAATCTGCGCTGCCTGCCGACTGGCGCAGCCGCCTGCTGGGGCGGTTGGAACGCTTCCGCCAGTACCCTGCCAGTGCACGCATCCGCCGCCAGGAAGGGCAGCCCTGGCTGCGCCTGCGCATCGACCGGCAAGGCCGCGTGCTGGAGGCCGCGCTGGCCCAGTCGTCCGGCGTGGCCGCACTGGATGCTGAAGTCCTTGCGCTGGCGCGCCGGGCGCAGCCGCTGCCGCCGCCGCCGGAAGACGTGGCCGGTGCCACGATCGACGTGGTGCTGCCCATCGCGTTCTCACTGCAGCGATGA
- a CDS encoding TonB-dependent receptor: protein MPMPAPSFLRHALAAGITLALASPLLFAAPTAHAAETAGNVRRFDLPAQPLGQALLAFGEQSGLQVSVDSTLLGSRSSAAVRGSYSDEQALAQLLAGSGLTWRRQGQGVVVEAQPTARAGEVRLDTLRVEGALGRNALPAPYAGGQVASGSQLGLLGNVSVMETPFNTVSYTREMIENQQAQSLADVLDNDPSVRVSAPRNGENGSVMIRGFEFTAREALVNGMYGMADTRDTMIESVERIEVHKGPSAMLNGISPWGSSPGGSVNYVLKRAADAPLTRLTTTYASSSQFGGHLDVGRRFGAQGQFGVRLNSVYRDGDTELDHTRNRTQLNALALDYRGERLRANLDLNHQDRLLWGGISSTRIGSSVSIPRAPDNTTNSKQPWEMYDGQNRYVMARVEYDLAPNWTIGAAYGDNRSDEVYLLTIDSITNNNGDKSGTPYWIPARSHNESWEASLKGEFVTGPMTHSLSVVASRNDAGRGQLTWSVPGYPYNSVPSNIYNPIYYPAPDTSTLTTAGLRDTSRYQYEGVAVADLMHLLDDRLLLMVGARDQTLQFENLDYASGRRTSGYRRSRITPSAGVVYKLRPDTSVYASYIERLAPGGTVSAYYANAGEVFEPTLSDQYEIGAKHDSGRFTTTVSAFQTKLPSTVEVDNPAGATPFLRVDGLERHRGLELNVFGQLTDSVRLLGGAMLLDARMVSTEGGTNDGRRARGAPRLNFNLGSEWDVAAVPGLTFSGRLLHTSRENIDLTERRERSIPAWTRVDVGARYAFQAAGKPMKVNLSIDNLFDRDYWAAASRGVLSMGGARALRLSYTVDL from the coding sequence ATGCCGATGCCGGCTCCGTCGTTCCTGCGCCACGCGCTTGCCGCGGGTATCACTCTGGCCCTGGCCAGCCCGCTGCTGTTTGCTGCTCCCACGGCGCATGCCGCTGAAACCGCCGGCAACGTGCGCCGCTTCGACCTGCCCGCACAGCCGCTGGGCCAGGCGTTGCTGGCGTTCGGCGAACAGTCCGGCCTGCAGGTTTCGGTGGACAGCACCCTGCTCGGCAGCCGCAGTTCGGCGGCGGTGCGCGGCAGCTACAGCGATGAGCAGGCCCTGGCCCAGCTGCTGGCCGGCAGCGGCCTGACCTGGCGCCGGCAGGGCCAAGGCGTGGTGGTGGAAGCACAGCCCACCGCGCGTGCGGGTGAAGTACGCCTGGACACCCTGCGCGTGGAAGGGGCACTGGGCCGCAACGCGCTGCCGGCGCCGTACGCCGGTGGCCAGGTGGCCAGCGGCTCGCAGCTGGGCCTGCTCGGCAATGTCAGCGTGATGGAGACGCCGTTCAACACGGTCAGCTACACCCGCGAGATGATCGAGAACCAGCAGGCGCAGAGCCTGGCCGATGTGCTGGACAACGATCCATCGGTGCGGGTGAGCGCACCGCGCAACGGCGAGAACGGCTCGGTGATGATCCGTGGCTTCGAGTTCACCGCACGCGAGGCGCTGGTCAACGGCATGTACGGCATGGCCGATACGCGTGACACCATGATCGAATCGGTCGAACGCATCGAAGTGCACAAAGGCCCCAGCGCGATGCTCAATGGCATCAGCCCGTGGGGTTCCTCGCCGGGCGGTTCGGTGAACTACGTGCTCAAGCGCGCCGCGGATGCACCGCTGACCCGCCTGACCACCACCTATGCCTCGTCCTCGCAGTTCGGCGGGCATCTGGATGTGGGCCGCCGCTTTGGTGCGCAGGGCCAGTTCGGCGTGCGCCTCAACAGTGTCTACCGCGATGGCGACACCGAACTGGATCACACCCGCAACCGCACCCAGCTGAATGCACTGGCACTGGATTACCGCGGCGAGCGCCTGCGCGCCAACCTCGACCTGAACCATCAGGACCGCCTGCTGTGGGGCGGCATCAGCAGCACCCGCATCGGCTCCAGCGTCAGCATTCCCAGGGCGCCGGACAACACCACCAATTCCAAGCAGCCCTGGGAGATGTACGACGGCCAGAACCGCTATGTGATGGCGCGCGTGGAGTACGACCTGGCGCCGAACTGGACGATCGGTGCGGCCTATGGTGACAACCGTTCGGACGAGGTCTACCTGCTCACCATCGACAGCATCACCAACAACAACGGTGACAAGTCGGGTACCCCGTACTGGATTCCTGCGCGCAGCCACAACGAAAGCTGGGAAGCTTCGCTGAAGGGCGAATTCGTGACCGGGCCGATGACGCACAGCCTGTCGGTGGTGGCCAGCCGCAACGATGCCGGCCGTGGCCAGCTGACCTGGAGCGTGCCCGGCTACCCGTACAACAGCGTGCCCTCCAACATCTACAACCCCATCTACTACCCGGCGCCGGATACCAGCACCCTGACCACGGCCGGACTGCGCGATACCAGCCGCTACCAGTACGAAGGCGTGGCGGTGGCCGACCTGATGCACCTGCTGGATGACCGCCTGCTGCTGATGGTGGGCGCACGTGACCAGACGCTGCAGTTCGAGAACCTGGACTACGCCAGTGGCCGCCGCACCAGCGGTTACCGCCGCAGCCGCATCACGCCCTCGGCCGGCGTGGTGTACAAGCTGCGCCCGGACACCTCGGTGTATGCCAGCTACATCGAACGCCTGGCGCCGGGCGGCACGGTCAGTGCCTACTACGCGAACGCGGGGGAAGTATTCGAGCCGACGCTGTCGGACCAGTACGAGATCGGCGCCAAGCACGACAGCGGTCGCTTCACCACCACGGTCAGCGCTTTCCAGACCAAGCTGCCGAGCACCGTGGAGGTGGACAACCCGGCCGGCGCAACGCCGTTCCTGCGCGTGGACGGACTGGAGCGCCACCGCGGCCTGGAACTGAATGTCTTCGGCCAGCTGACCGACAGCGTGCGTCTGCTGGGCGGCGCCATGCTGCTGGATGCGCGCATGGTCAGCACCGAGGGCGGCACCAATGATGGCCGTCGTGCACGTGGCGCACCGCGCCTGAACTTCAACCTCGGCAGCGAGTGGGACGTGGCCGCCGTGCCGGGCCTGACCTTCAGCGGCCGCCTGCTGCATACCAGCCGCGAGAACATCGATCTGACCGAGCGCCGCGAACGCAGCATTCCGGCCTGGACGCGGGTGGACGTGGGCGCGCGTTACGCGTTCCAGGCGGCAGGCAAGCCGATGAAGGTCAATCTCTCCATCGACAATCTGTTCGACCGTGACTACTGGGCGGCGGCCTCGCGCGGCGTGCTCAGCATGGGCGGTGCGCGCGCGCTGCGCCTGTCGTACACGGTGGATCTGTGA
- a CDS encoding DOPA 4,5-dioxygenase family protein, translating to MPPHTPAPPFDAEDAHWADLLSPVRRRLIASAGAAVGGLAAASTASAAPNTTEPGQPGFRPIVPPRAQGHSPWGQNTAREATPRPASVRPGESPLPSRPRAYTDIKSYHAHIYFDEDSYQKAALLRRWAIERFPVELGNWNLEPRGPHVTPSFYFGFTNDLLPVLVPWLQLNSLGLTILIHPNTGDGRADHLYYALWVNRAQPVNAYNWPAPKPSETEALEEVFPNVVPTVPLET from the coding sequence ATGCCGCCGCACACCCCTGCCCCACCGTTCGACGCCGAAGACGCCCATTGGGCCGACCTGCTCTCCCCCGTCCGCCGGCGCCTGATTGCCTCGGCGGGGGCGGCCGTGGGTGGACTGGCCGCTGCCAGCACGGCCAGCGCCGCGCCCAACACCACCGAACCGGGCCAGCCGGGCTTCCGCCCGATCGTGCCGCCACGCGCGCAGGGCCACAGCCCCTGGGGCCAGAACACCGCCCGCGAAGCAACGCCGCGCCCGGCCAGCGTGCGGCCCGGCGAATCGCCGCTGCCCAGCCGGCCGCGCGCCTACACCGATATCAAGAGCTACCACGCGCACATCTATTTCGACGAGGACAGCTACCAGAAGGCCGCGCTGCTGCGGCGCTGGGCCATCGAGCGCTTCCCGGTGGAGCTGGGCAACTGGAACCTGGAGCCGCGCGGGCCACATGTCACGCCTTCGTTCTATTTCGGCTTCACCAACGATCTGCTGCCAGTGCTGGTGCCCTGGCTGCAGCTCAACAGCCTGGGCCTTACCATCCTCATCCATCCCAACACCGGTGATGGTCGCGCCGACCATCTGTATTACGCGCTGTGGGTGAACCGCGCGCAGCCGGTCAATGCCTACAACTGGCCAGCGCCGAAACCCAGTGAAACCGAGGCACTGGAAGAGGTGTTCCCGAACGTGGTGCCGACGGTGCCGCTGGAGACGTGA
- a CDS encoding cytochrome c peroxidase: MSRRRSFGCAVMVAAGLLLLGTGARALEDASRDAAALRERYRGAPSSWPRPELLPGAVFEEFGPVPDSPALDPAQVALGERLFQEPRLSGSGQIACASCHAPEMGFSDGLPVSVGHDRQKGTRNAPPLFTTAWTRELFWDGRAPSLEAQALEPLTNPHEMAATPSHIEAWINRDAGYRAAFAPWVGTRRIDVQDIARALAVYQRSLRPPRNRWDRVFSQGIDALDDQQLLGLHLFRTKAGCANCHSGPLLTDQRFHNLGLGRIGTPGQDLGRYAVSHDPADIAAFRAPSLRGLIHTRPYMHNGSIPFLVPVVLLYAGGGGVAEVPASDRLPASQRSPLLRDRALSSAERAALVAFLETL; this comes from the coding sequence ATGAGCCGTCGACGATCATTCGGCTGCGCGGTCATGGTTGCCGCCGGCCTGTTGCTGCTGGGTACCGGCGCACGCGCACTGGAAGACGCATCCCGTGATGCCGCCGCGCTGCGCGAGCGCTACCGCGGTGCACCTTCAAGCTGGCCGCGGCCGGAGCTGCTGCCTGGTGCCGTGTTCGAGGAATTCGGCCCGGTGCCGGACAGCCCGGCGTTGGACCCGGCACAGGTTGCCCTGGGCGAACGCCTGTTCCAGGAACCACGGCTGTCGGGCAGTGGGCAGATCGCCTGCGCCAGCTGCCACGCACCGGAAATGGGCTTCAGCGATGGCCTGCCGGTTTCGGTGGGACACGACCGGCAGAAAGGCACGCGCAATGCGCCGCCGTTGTTCACGACGGCATGGACGCGCGAACTGTTCTGGGATGGGCGTGCGCCTTCACTGGAAGCACAGGCGCTGGAGCCACTGACAAATCCGCATGAAATGGCGGCCACGCCGTCGCATATCGAAGCGTGGATCAACAGAGATGCAGGCTATCGCGCGGCGTTCGCGCCGTGGGTTGGTACGCGCCGCATTGATGTACAGGACATCGCCCGTGCCCTGGCGGTCTACCAGCGCAGCCTGCGGCCACCACGCAACCGCTGGGACCGGGTGTTCAGCCAGGGCATCGATGCGCTGGATGACCAGCAGCTGCTTGGCCTGCATCTGTTCCGCACCAAGGCCGGCTGTGCCAACTGCCACAGCGGTCCGCTGCTGACCGACCAGCGTTTCCACAACCTGGGCCTGGGCCGCATCGGTACGCCCGGGCAGGACCTGGGGCGCTATGCGGTGAGCCACGATCCGGCGGACATCGCCGCGTTCCGTGCGCCCAGCCTGCGGGGGCTGATCCACACCCGGCCGTACATGCACAACGGCTCGATACCGTTCCTGGTGCCGGTGGTGCTGCTGTACGCCGGCGGGGGCGGCGTGGCCGAAGTGCCGGCCAGCGACCGGCTGCCGGCCTCGCAGCGCAGCCCGCTGCTGCGCGACCGCGCGTTGAGTAGTGCAGAGCGCGCCGCACTGGTGGCCTTCCTGGAGACGCTGTAA
- the exbB gene encoding tonB-system energizer ExbB encodes MPADLSIMAMYQQADLLVKAVMLGLLLASLSTWTVLLARSVQLHRQLWRQGNDVLRLSLPRGLREAMGDQDAPRQGAAARMLEAARAELRASDDALHDGEGVKERLAWQLQRIEADEGRQLVLGTGLLATVGAVAPFVGLFGTVWGIMNAFIGIARSQASSLAVVAPGIAEALLATALGLVAAIPAVVAYNHLARRANRGRAQLADMTAAVMRLVSRDLSRGVSGAPREAP; translated from the coding sequence ATGCCTGCCGACCTCAGCATCATGGCGATGTACCAGCAGGCCGACCTGCTGGTGAAGGCGGTGATGCTGGGCCTGCTGCTGGCGTCGCTGAGCACATGGACGGTGCTGCTGGCGCGCAGCGTGCAGCTGCACCGCCAGCTGTGGCGACAGGGCAATGACGTGCTGCGGCTGTCGCTGCCGCGCGGGCTGCGCGAGGCGATGGGCGACCAGGACGCGCCGCGCCAGGGCGCCGCCGCGCGCATGCTGGAGGCAGCGCGTGCGGAACTGCGTGCATCCGACGATGCCCTGCATGATGGCGAAGGCGTGAAAGAGCGCCTGGCCTGGCAGCTGCAGCGCATCGAAGCCGATGAGGGCCGGCAGCTGGTGCTGGGTACCGGCCTGCTGGCGACTGTCGGCGCGGTGGCCCCGTTCGTGGGCCTGTTCGGCACGGTGTGGGGCATCATGAATGCCTTCATCGGCATCGCCCGCAGCCAGGCCAGCAGCCTGGCCGTGGTCGCACCCGGCATCGCCGAAGCCCTGCTGGCCACCGCACTTGGCCTGGTTGCGGCCATTCCCGCCGTGGTGGCTTACAACCACCTGGCGCGGCGGGCCAATCGCGGCCGCGCGCAGCTTGCCGACATGACCGCCGCCGTGATGCGCCTGGTATCGCGCGATCTGAGTCGCGGCGTGAGTGGTGCGCCGCGGGAGGCGCCCTGA